A genomic stretch from Leptodactylus fuscus isolate aLepFus1 chromosome 10, aLepFus1.hap2, whole genome shotgun sequence includes:
- the LOC142219108 gene encoding janus kinase and microtubule-interacting protein 3-like, translating to MVDLENEKELFTRQKGYLDEELDFRKKSLDQAHKHILELEAMLYDALQQESGAKMCQLLSDEEQEKLKVAVEQWKRQVMSELRERDAQILRERMEIIQHAQQRIKELEERLEFQKRQIKELEEKVKL from the exons ATGGTGGACCTCGAGAACGAGAAA GAGCTGTTTACAAGACAGAAGGGATATCTGGATGAGGAACTTGACTTCCGGAAAAAATCATTGGATCAGGCTCATAAG CACATCTTGGAGTTGGAAGCCATGTTATACGACGCCTTGCAGCAGGAGTCTGGAGCCAAGATGTGCCAACTTCTTTCCGATGAAGAACAGGAGAAGCTTAAGGTTGCAGTGGAACAGTGGAAGCGACAGGTCATGAGCGAACTACGGGAAAGAGATGCGCAAATCCTGCGGGAGAGGATGGAGATCATTCAACATGCGCAGCAG AGAATAAAGGAGCTCGAGGAGAGACTAGAATTTCAGAAGAGACAGATAAAGGAATTAGAAGAAAAGGTAAAACTATGA